The Lysinibacillus pakistanensis genome includes a window with the following:
- the rnhC gene encoding ribonuclease HIII: MSNIVLSISPNIQKEVMAFYANHYVERKAPGVIFAAKLPDTAITMYKSGKLMFQGGGAEREAARWGSSIPSPPKASAIGAKGDVLPDGFATMSVLGSDETGTGDYFGPITVAAVYVPSSKIELVNELGVKDSKMLTDDYMRKIAPDLRAACVNSVLILRNEKYNDLQAKGYSQGKMKAMMHNKALNNTLVKMAPEKPQHILIDQFAERGVYYNYLKNEREIVRENVLFSTKAEQLHVSVATASILARAAFLKEMDRLSELAGIELLKGASAKVDALAARIWRGQGENFLRTITKWHFANTEKARKMI, encoded by the coding sequence ATGTCAAATATTGTGCTATCAATATCACCAAATATACAAAAAGAAGTGATGGCCTTCTATGCAAACCATTATGTAGAGCGAAAGGCACCTGGTGTTATCTTTGCCGCAAAGCTTCCAGATACGGCAATCACCATGTACAAATCAGGTAAATTAATGTTTCAAGGGGGAGGAGCTGAACGAGAAGCTGCTCGCTGGGGCAGTAGCATCCCTAGTCCGCCAAAAGCTTCAGCCATAGGTGCAAAGGGAGATGTTTTGCCTGATGGCTTTGCTACAATGTCAGTGCTCGGCTCTGATGAAACTGGCACTGGCGATTATTTCGGTCCAATTACTGTAGCAGCTGTTTATGTTCCTTCATCGAAGATTGAGCTTGTCAATGAGCTTGGGGTAAAAGATTCAAAAATGCTAACAGATGACTATATGCGTAAAATAGCGCCAGATTTACGTGCTGCCTGTGTCAATAGTGTACTTATACTGCGGAATGAGAAGTATAATGATTTACAGGCAAAGGGCTATTCACAGGGAAAAATGAAGGCAATGATGCACAATAAAGCACTTAACAATACTCTAGTGAAAATGGCACCAGAAAAACCACAGCATATTTTAATCGATCAGTTTGCTGAACGAGGCGTATACTATAATTATTTAAAGAATGAGCGAGAAATTGTCCGAGAGAATGTGCTTTTTTCAACAAAAGCTGAGCAATTGCATGTTTCAGTCGCAACAGCCTCAATATTAGCTCGCGCAGCTTTCTTAAAGGAAATGGATCGACTTAGTGAACTTGCTGGAATCGAATTATTAAAGGGAGCTTCTGCAAAAGTAGATGCTTTAGCAGCACGTATTTGGCGTGGTCAAGGTGAGAATTTTTTACGCACTATAACGAAATGGCATTTTGCAAATACCGAAAAAGCAAGGAAAATGATTTAA
- the pheT gene encoding phenylalanine--tRNA ligase subunit beta — MLVSLEWLKDYVSTQNLVPEQLAEKITRSGIEVDAVIDRVNGMDKVVVGYVVSKEKHPEADKLNICQVDVGEAELQQIICGAPNVDAGQKVIVARPGAHLPGGIKIKKAKLRGHESNGMICSLQELGIEGKLVPKAYSEGIYVLPADAEIGSDALAILGLRDTVLELGLTPNRSDALSMLGVAYEVGAILSEEVEYPEISYNTSTEKAEDKLKLRVEDLQANPMYVAKVVKNVKIAESPMWLQNRLMAAGVRPHNNVVDITNYILMEYGQPLHAFDYDSLATGEIVVRKATEGEQITTLDDQERTLKATDLVITNGKEPVAIAGVMGGANSEVIESTTTVVIESAYFDGLTVRQTSRRLGLRSDASARFEKGVDPNRVLPAAERAAALLAELAGGEVLEGTCLVDELDKTPARVVVSPDFINERLGMKISLEDMLSILERLKFSVEAANGLLIIDAPTRRQDIKIEEDIVEEIARLFGYDEIPMTLPEGATQVGGLTPYQAHRRVVRNFMEGAGLYQAVTYSLTSEALSQRFALKAEPVTRLLMPMSEERSTLRQSLIPHLIEAAAYNVARQAESVALYEVGSVFLGQLEEGQPYEEEHVAAVLTGKWLDHAWQGEKKAVDFFVLKGIVEGVIGKLGLENRISFVQAQVDGLHPGRTANILLDGEQVGIIGGLHPAEQKAWGVKDTYVMEMNLVALLNATEQEEPLAYTSVPRFPAMSRDIALIMNRATTAGEVITAIRSAGVKLLKDVRVFDVYEGEKMEPDKKSVAFSLTYLDPERTLTDEEVVAAHNKVLKAIATIEGTEVR, encoded by the coding sequence ATGTTAGTTTCATTAGAATGGTTAAAAGATTATGTAAGTACACAGAATTTAGTGCCTGAGCAGTTAGCGGAAAAAATTACGCGCTCTGGAATTGAGGTAGATGCAGTAATTGATCGTGTTAACGGAATGGATAAAGTTGTAGTGGGCTATGTCGTATCAAAAGAAAAACACCCTGAAGCGGATAAATTAAATATTTGCCAAGTGGATGTTGGCGAAGCAGAGCTACAACAAATTATTTGCGGCGCACCAAATGTTGATGCGGGACAAAAAGTTATTGTGGCTCGTCCAGGTGCACATTTACCAGGTGGCATTAAAATAAAAAAAGCGAAACTTCGTGGACATGAATCAAATGGTATGATTTGTTCGTTGCAAGAGCTAGGAATCGAAGGGAAGCTTGTTCCTAAAGCATATTCTGAGGGGATTTATGTACTTCCTGCTGATGCTGAAATTGGTTCAGATGCCCTTGCTATTTTAGGTTTACGAGATACAGTACTAGAGCTAGGTTTAACACCAAATCGATCAGATGCACTGTCAATGCTAGGTGTGGCATATGAAGTTGGTGCAATTCTTTCAGAAGAAGTGGAGTATCCAGAAATTTCCTATAACACATCTACTGAAAAAGCGGAAGACAAGTTAAAGCTTCGAGTAGAAGATTTGCAAGCAAACCCAATGTACGTTGCTAAAGTTGTGAAAAATGTAAAAATTGCAGAATCACCAATGTGGCTACAAAATCGTTTAATGGCTGCGGGTGTTCGTCCACACAATAATGTTGTGGATATAACGAACTACATTTTAATGGAATACGGTCAACCGCTTCATGCCTTTGACTATGATAGCCTTGCAACAGGTGAAATCGTTGTCCGTAAAGCAACAGAGGGTGAACAAATTACAACTTTAGATGACCAAGAACGTACATTAAAAGCGACTGATTTAGTGATTACTAATGGTAAGGAACCAGTAGCTATTGCAGGTGTAATGGGTGGTGCAAATTCTGAGGTAATAGAGTCTACTACAACAGTTGTTATTGAATCTGCTTATTTCGATGGCTTAACTGTACGCCAAACTTCACGTCGTCTTGGCTTGCGCTCAGATGCTTCTGCTCGTTTCGAAAAGGGTGTTGACCCTAACCGTGTGTTACCAGCAGCAGAACGTGCAGCAGCTTTATTAGCTGAACTTGCTGGTGGGGAAGTGTTGGAAGGCACATGTCTTGTCGATGAACTGGATAAAACACCAGCTCGTGTTGTTGTGTCCCCAGACTTTATTAATGAGCGTTTAGGAATGAAAATTTCTTTAGAGGATATGCTTTCTATTTTAGAACGTCTGAAATTCAGTGTAGAGGCAGCGAACGGCTTGTTAATAATTGATGCGCCAACGCGTCGTCAAGATATTAAAATTGAAGAGGATATCGTTGAGGAAATTGCTCGTTTATTTGGTTATGATGAAATCCCGATGACATTACCAGAGGGTGCTACGCAAGTAGGTGGTTTAACACCATATCAAGCACATCGTCGTGTAGTTCGTAATTTTATGGAGGGAGCAGGGCTTTATCAGGCTGTAACCTATTCATTAACATCTGAGGCACTGTCACAGCGCTTTGCATTGAAGGCTGAGCCAGTCACTCGCTTGCTAATGCCTATGAGTGAAGAACGTTCAACTTTACGTCAGAGTCTAATTCCACATTTAATTGAAGCAGCAGCTTATAATGTAGCGCGTCAAGCTGAAAGCGTGGCACTTTATGAGGTTGGTTCTGTGTTTCTTGGTCAACTAGAAGAAGGGCAGCCATATGAGGAAGAGCATGTAGCAGCAGTTTTAACAGGAAAATGGTTAGATCATGCTTGGCAGGGTGAGAAAAAAGCAGTTGACTTCTTTGTCTTAAAAGGCATTGTAGAGGGCGTTATTGGTAAGCTTGGTTTAGAAAATCGCATTTCATTCGTGCAAGCACAAGTCGATGGCTTGCATCCAGGACGCACAGCTAACATTCTTTTAGATGGTGAGCAAGTTGGCATTATTGGTGGTTTACATCCCGCAGAGCAAAAAGCGTGGGGTGTTAAAGACACATATGTCATGGAAATGAATTTAGTAGCATTATTAAATGCCACTGAACAAGAAGAACCGCTTGCCTACACATCGGTGCCACGCTTCCCAGCAATGTCTCGTGATATCGCTTTAATCATGAATCGCGCTACAACTGCAGGAGAAGTCATCACAGCTATCCGTTCAGCTGGCGTAAAATTATTGAAAGACGTTCGTGTATTTGATGTTTACGAAGGTGAAAAAATGGAGCCAGATAAAAAATCTGTTGCATTCTCACTCACTTACCTTGACCCAGAGCGTACTTTAACAGATGAAGAAGTTGTTGCAGCACATAACAAAGTGCTAAAAGCTATTGCAACAATTGAAGGTACAGAAGTACGTTAA
- the pheS gene encoding phenylalanine--tRNA ligase subunit alpha, producing the protein MEEQLKQLEQEALAKIEAASTLKELNDVRVAYLGKKGPITDLLKGMGKLSAEERPKMGALVNTVREKVTAVLEEKATVLEEAAIAEKLASESIDVTLPGREIKVGNRHPLTRVIEEIEDLFIGMGYEIAEGPEVEKDYYNFEALNLPKGHPARDMQDSFYISEEILLRTHTSPVQARTMEEKKGESIRIICPGKVFRRDNDDATHSHQFMQIEGLVIGENIRMSDLKGTLDTLAKKMFGADREIRLRPSFFPFTEPSVEMDISCFKCGGSGCNVCKGTGWIEILGAGMVHPNVLEMAGYDPKKVSGFAFGIGAERIAMLKYGVDDIRHFYTSDTRFLSQFERTEA; encoded by the coding sequence ATGGAAGAGCAATTAAAGCAATTAGAGCAAGAAGCACTTGCTAAAATTGAAGCAGCTTCAACTTTAAAAGAGTTAAATGATGTGCGTGTAGCATATCTGGGAAAAAAAGGACCTATCACTGATTTATTAAAAGGGATGGGGAAATTATCGGCAGAGGAACGCCCTAAAATGGGTGCCTTAGTGAATACAGTGCGTGAAAAGGTAACAGCTGTTTTAGAGGAAAAGGCAACTGTGCTTGAGGAAGCGGCAATTGCTGAAAAATTAGCAAGTGAGTCGATCGATGTCACATTACCAGGCCGAGAAATTAAAGTAGGAAACCGTCATCCATTGACACGTGTCATTGAAGAAATTGAAGATTTATTTATCGGTATGGGCTATGAAATTGCAGAAGGTCCTGAAGTTGAGAAGGATTACTATAACTTTGAAGCACTAAACCTACCGAAGGGGCATCCTGCTCGTGATATGCAAGATTCGTTCTATATTTCCGAGGAAATATTGTTACGTACACATACATCTCCAGTGCAAGCTCGCACAATGGAAGAGAAAAAAGGTGAGTCCATTCGTATTATTTGCCCAGGTAAAGTATTCCGCCGCGACAACGATGATGCTACACACTCACACCAGTTCATGCAAATTGAAGGATTAGTGATTGGCGAAAATATTCGCATGAGCGACCTTAAAGGTACTTTAGATACTTTAGCGAAGAAAATGTTTGGTGCTGATCGCGAAATCCGCTTACGTCCAAGTTTCTTCCCATTCACAGAGCCATCTGTTGAAATGGATATTTCTTGCTTTAAATGTGGTGGTTCAGGCTGTAATGTATGTAAAGGTACAGGCTGGATTGAAATTTTAGGTGCTGGTATGGTACATCCAAATGTGCTTGAAATGGCTGGCTATGATCCCAAAAAAGTTTCAGGCTTTGCATTTGGTATCGGTGCAGAACGTATTGCGATGTTAAAATATGGTGTCGACGATATTCGTCATTTCTACACAAGTGATACACGTTTCTTATCACAATTCGAGCGAACAGAGGCGTAA
- a CDS encoding TrmH family RNA methyltransferase has product MKRIESTQNALVKYWKKLATTRKERERSGEFIVEGFHLVEEALKNKEQVLQLIVREGVDLPMLWPIDDIAIIEVTGAVAKEFAETETSQGVFAVCKQPLLKEDVMALWRKVLLIDAVQDPGNIGTMIRTADAAGLDAVILGKGCADMYNPKTLRSAQGSHFHIPVLRGELEDWIEQLQENGVPVFGTALDEDAVIYSDIQHTGAFAIMMGNEGSGIHPQLLAMADQNIIIPIFGQAESLNVAVATGIVLYGFVK; this is encoded by the coding sequence ATGAAAAGAATTGAATCTACGCAAAATGCATTAGTGAAATACTGGAAGAAGCTAGCGACGACACGTAAAGAGCGTGAACGTTCTGGAGAATTTATAGTCGAAGGATTCCATTTAGTAGAGGAAGCATTAAAAAATAAAGAGCAGGTATTGCAGCTTATTGTGCGTGAAGGTGTAGATTTACCAATGCTTTGGCCAATTGACGATATTGCCATCATTGAAGTGACTGGAGCTGTTGCGAAGGAGTTTGCTGAAACGGAGACCTCACAAGGAGTATTTGCTGTTTGTAAGCAACCTTTACTAAAGGAAGATGTAATGGCTTTATGGCGTAAGGTATTACTGATTGATGCTGTACAAGATCCTGGAAATATAGGAACGATGATTCGTACGGCAGATGCTGCGGGCTTGGATGCAGTTATATTAGGCAAAGGCTGTGCAGATATGTATAATCCTAAAACACTTCGTTCTGCACAGGGCTCACATTTTCACATTCCAGTACTTAGAGGTGAGTTGGAGGATTGGATAGAGCAGCTACAGGAAAATGGTGTACCTGTATTTGGAACGGCCTTAGATGAAGATGCGGTTATCTACAGCGATATTCAGCATACAGGTGCTTTTGCCATCATGATGGGCAATGAAGGCAGCGGCATCCATCCACAATTGCTTGCTATGGCCGATCAAAATATTATAATTCCTATTTTTGGACAGGCAGAATCATTAAATGTAGCGGTGGCAACAGGAATTGTATTATATGGTTTTGTTAAATAA
- a CDS encoding (deoxy)nucleoside triphosphate pyrophosphohydrolase — protein MKKHIHVVGAIIENDKNEIFCALRNPHMVLANYWEFPGGKIEVGESSKQALAREILEEFNCSIEVNEKVEDTTYEYKEFIVRLETFKASIISGEPLALEHTEIRWVARHQLLELNFAPADIPSIKKLLAEK, from the coding sequence ATGAAAAAACATATACACGTAGTGGGCGCAATTATTGAAAATGACAAGAATGAAATCTTTTGTGCATTACGAAATCCTCACATGGTACTCGCTAACTACTGGGAATTTCCCGGCGGTAAAATAGAAGTAGGGGAATCGTCGAAGCAGGCATTGGCCCGTGAAATATTAGAGGAATTTAATTGTTCTATAGAGGTGAACGAAAAAGTAGAAGATACCACATATGAATATAAAGAATTCATTGTGCGCCTAGAGACATTTAAAGCCTCAATAATTAGCGGAGAACCACTTGCTTTAGAACATACTGAAATCAGATGGGTAGCTCGACACCAGCTGTTAGAATTAAACTTCGCTCCAGCGGACATCCCTTCCATAAAAAAATTGCTAGCAGAAAAATAA
- a CDS encoding diguanylate cyclase domain-containing protein, producing the protein MNQLRPSVIVAAATPKAIAEQLRQAVEQAKWQTGRITVSVGIASAIKTDNETIILQRADKALYASKENGRNRITHSIDLTSI; encoded by the coding sequence GTGAATCAATTACGCCCCAGCGTAATTGTAGCTGCCGCTACGCCAAAAGCTATTGCAGAACAATTGCGACAAGCTGTAGAACAAGCAAAGTGGCAAACTGGGCGAATTACAGTGAGTGTCGGTATTGCCTCTGCTATCAAAACGGATAATGAGACTATTATTTTACAAAGAGCTGATAAGGCCCTATATGCCTCTAAGGAAAATGGTCGAAACCGCATTACACACAGTATAGATTTAACAAGTATTTAG
- a CDS encoding FAD-binding oxidoreductase, whose amino-acid sequence MKKVKLTGRIVTPDDPGYEQARTNNNLNNPKYPSVIVFCQDTKDVINALNWARENNEPFRIRSGRHSYENYSLLNKGLVIDISDMNDIQLNLQEMTVKIEAGANLGSVYRVLGEQGVTIPAGTESSVGVVGLTLGGGIGMLSRPFGLTCDNLIEIEMVGVSGHEGATVIQANRQKNSDLLWVSCGGGGGNFGIVTALTFKLHPINDVAIFSITWGWEDFERAFDAWQKWAPYTDERLTSQIELKSKEIGEIVAQGEFVGSASELKKLLRPLRKTGAPRNVWIKEVPYLKAVEFFDIPSGNQPALRKRSGSFIERPFPHAAIVQMKEFLAKPPNRNTTIWQQSLGGAVGQVAPNRTAYYYRNALMAQEYNTSWKKPKEEEKNIRWVENVRRALSPYTTGDYVNFPDRFIKDWLTAYYGRNIRRLREVKSKYDPLNVFHFPQSIPPNRKWL is encoded by the coding sequence TTGAAAAAAGTAAAGCTCACTGGAAGAATTGTTACCCCTGATGATCCGGGATATGAACAGGCAAGAACAAATAATAATTTGAATAATCCGAAATATCCCAGTGTAATTGTGTTTTGTCAAGATACAAAGGATGTTATAAATGCATTAAACTGGGCAAGGGAAAATAATGAACCATTTCGAATAAGAAGTGGCAGGCATAGCTATGAAAATTATTCATTATTAAATAAAGGTCTTGTTATTGATATTAGTGACATGAATGACATTCAACTCAATCTTCAGGAAATGACAGTGAAAATTGAAGCAGGGGCAAATCTTGGGAGCGTTTATCGTGTATTAGGAGAACAAGGTGTAACAATACCTGCCGGAACCGAAAGTAGTGTAGGCGTCGTGGGCTTAACACTTGGTGGAGGAATTGGGATGCTATCTCGTCCATTTGGGTTAACATGTGACAATTTGATTGAAATTGAGATGGTGGGTGTAAGTGGTCATGAAGGAGCAACAGTCATTCAAGCAAACAGACAGAAAAACAGTGATTTATTGTGGGTTAGCTGTGGAGGTGGAGGTGGCAATTTTGGTATCGTAACTGCACTTACCTTTAAGCTACATCCAATTAATGATGTTGCTATTTTTTCTATTACATGGGGTTGGGAGGATTTTGAACGTGCCTTTGATGCATGGCAAAAATGGGCACCATATACAGATGAACGCTTAACGTCCCAGATTGAGCTTAAATCAAAGGAGATAGGTGAGATTGTTGCGCAAGGAGAGTTCGTCGGTTCTGCTTCAGAATTAAAGAAATTACTACGGCCTTTAAGGAAAACAGGAGCACCCAGAAATGTTTGGATAAAGGAAGTCCCATATTTAAAGGCTGTAGAATTTTTTGATATTCCAAGTGGCAACCAGCCAGCCCTTCGTAAAAGATCTGGTTCTTTTATTGAAAGACCATTTCCACATGCTGCCATTGTACAAATGAAAGAATTCTTGGCTAAACCACCAAATAGAAATACAACGATATGGCAGCAATCTTTGGGAGGCGCTGTAGGTCAAGTTGCACCCAATCGTACAGCTTATTATTATAGAAATGCTTTAATGGCACAGGAGTACAATACATCTTGGAAAAAACCTAAAGAAGAAGAGAAAAACATTCGATGGGTGGAAAATGTCAGACGGGCTTTGTCTCCTTATACTACTGGGGATTATGTCAATTTCCCTGATCGCTTTATTAAAGATTGGCTGACTGCTTATTATGGCCGAAATATTCGTAGATTAAGAGAGGTAAAGTCAAAATACGATCCGTTGAATGTGTTTCATTTTCCTCAAAGCATCCCACCTAATCGAAAATGGCTTTAG